The sequence attttttttttttttttttgggacagaAAGAACAAGAGTTTTCAGCAGACCAGTCTGCCCTGGTAAACACGGCGTATAGGACTCTGCTCAAACCCCTGAGTCGTGGGCTGTACATGGTAAGAAAGACCCTGAATTATTCCTATACTTTTATATTCCACATAAATGGGGGCAATTTGCATATCCTGATGTAATCTTTGCTCACGGCACCAAATTAGTCTTTGCTTTATtggcctgtatttttttttttttaagatgatttCCTGGAACATGGTATCATAATCGTTATTTGTGGAATCGTTGTGGTGCATCCAGGTTTTTTTCGCCCTCATTCTGGTTATTTTGATGGATTTATTTCAGCTGCAGCTCCGGGGCGAGCACCTGGCCGAGGGGACCGACAGCACGGCGGAGCCCGGCTTTCTCCTTGAAGTCATGGCGATCAATGAGACCCTGGCCGAGACGAGGAGCCGGCGCGAGATGGAGTCCATCGGTCACTCCGTGGGAGGTTGTCCACGGAGAACCCACATCCACACATTATATGTCTGAAAACGTAACTCTAGACGGGAAGGAAACAATAGACCGTTTCTCTTGTTCTTTCCCTCCCCACACTTCCAGAGAGAATGAAGGCCCTGACGGAACATATAAACACGGCGCTGAACAAAGGTAGCATGCTTGGCCACAATcttattcttttctttctttcttctccgcGTCTCCCGCGCTCTGACAGCTCCGTTTTCAGATGAACGTGCTGTGAAGTTGTAATGTCCCCCAGCACGCCTGCCATTTCTTTCCTTACCGTGCAGAAATAAAGTTGCGCGGCTGTTTACGTCTGTTGGTGTGTGACGGTATGACCATTCTTTTGTCTCAGGAGACCTTCAAACAAGCAAGACCCTTCTCGCCCAAATGAAATACTTTGCCAACATCGAGGAGAAGATTAAAGAAAAGATGATTGAATGCTTATAGGACAAACAAGGGCCAGGTGgctcatatttatttaattaaaaatgtacattataaataaatattggttCATATCTATGTTACCATAACATGGAACATGGGCAAATGCTGTGTCACATGGTTTTTATACCATGTGACACAGCATGTCATAAGATGAAGATTGGAGTGATTTAACCCTTTTTAATTAGTATTGATGGTACGGCTCATACGAATGGAAGCATAAGGACCAGTAATCTGTTTCCACGCCTCAAACAGACCGAGCAATTTATTGAAAATTACATCATTAATGTGACTGTGTGAAGCCAAATCTCACAATTATTGAATTTGTCCTGGCCGATAATCTCATCGTTGCCAGTTGGGCTATTTCTCATAATGAAAGATAAACTGAATTATACAAGAATTCACTTCAGAGTAATGGCCTTctcgtgtgtgtgcgcgctcacACCCGTGCTTACGGCCACAGATGTAGGACCATGTGTAAACTGTAGAGGGAAGCACGTTACCTAAGAAACGTGAGTTGGAGGACAAAGACAGGCGCTGTACATGAATTCAGCATGTGTTGTGATGTGTTGTGCGCTGATTGGGTAACACCGTCCTGATGGGAGTGGCCTCTTCCAGGTCCCCAGCTACAGGGCATGGGCCACCCTGtacagggttcctacggtcattaaaaacctggaaaagttaTGGACTTTGAAAATagaattttccaggtcttgaaaagtgttttaatccaaaataaacatgaagttgtggaaaagtcattgacacatgaatgtataacaaagtacatacagtacaggccaaaggtttggacacaccttgtcattcaatgtgttttctttattttcatgaccatttacattggtagattctcactgaaggcatcaaaactatgaatcaacacatgtggagttatgtacttatgtaaaaaaaggtgaaataactgaaaacatgttttatattctagtttcttcaaaatagccgccctttgctctgattactgctttgcacactcttggcattctctcgatgagcttcaaaaggtcgtcacctgaaatggttttccaacagtcttgaaggagttcccagaggtgtttagcacttgttggcccctttactttcgcggtccagctcaccccaaaccatctggattgggttcaggtccggtgactgtggaggtcaggtctccactttttgttaagtacataactccacatgtgttcattcatagctttgatgccttcagtgagaatctacctcTGCAGCAGCGTGTCTCCTTTAAAAactacagctgatgatctaggTCAGAACATGATGGAGCCCATTTTACTCAGGCTCACgcgaacttggaggaagaaacactttTGTTTAAGTttagcttttcagggttgtcacaAGTTTAGTTTAccaattttctggtaaatttgactttttgtgattttagtttttccacttattcacagAAATGTCAGAGAACAAATGGCCAtgaattgaagaaaaaaatgtgtaagaatgtgtaagaaccctgactGTATGATGAGCAtggaaaaaataattgtgtCCAACAGAGAGCTCCGACTCTGTTCTCATGGTGACCTGCCACCTTACCAAGACACTTGATGGAAGGTTGTCTCATTTTGTCACTGTAAATATTTTGTTCTCCCTCGTGTGGGTGCTCTAAATTGATTAGAGTATCACAATTAAATCAAGTTTTGGATGTAATTTTGTAGAGCGATAGCAAAGGAGTCTGGATTAATGCCTCGTATGCGTGGGGATGAGCAGGAGTGGCACTGATGGAAACGGAAAACCCAAGCGTCTGCGTGCTCGTGTGAAGAAGATGCTGGTTGTTTTTCTGATGCAAAATTCACTGTGCAACActgcagggattttttttttctccacatccTATTCTCCAAGACTGGAGGAAAATCCCGTGGTAACAAGAGCTGACTGGTTGTTTATTAAGTCAGGAGCAACAGTGTCACGCATTCAGGTTGCCACGGTAGAGGAGTCATTTCCTTAATACATGTAGATGGAGAGTGAATTAAACAGAAATGCCACCCGCCCACCTACCGCAGGGACACCCCAGCCCTATTTATTATTCATGCCCTAATCAGGAGGCATCTATAGTGCCTCCAAATTAATGGGAAAACGTGATCGACCAATTCCGAGGCCTCCTACGTCTCCAGGGACGCTTTGAAATTGAGTCTGAAAGGGAAGGGGGAGAGATGTAGGCGAAAAATGTAGTGGCAGAGGTACAGCAGCATGGCAGGAAGAAATTGTCTTGGACCGCAGCGCCCGGAGAGATGAGATGGAAACATGTGGCTCCGAAGTAAGCAAGGTGCGGCACGATCCGATTCCATACTCGAAAAACAACGACAGCGGTTTTCTCTCCTCCTGCTGGCATCGGCAAAAGAAGATTAACACAggacttcattcattcatttactttttaacCTACAGGCACCAGACATATATTGGAGACCTGTATTGGGGTGTACAGCTACAGGCTGGATATCAACTATTGATTTTAGGGCTTGAATGATAATAAGTCATATAATTAGCTAAGAATATATCCTCCAAATATCTAATGTGATCTGCTCAGTTCGGTTTCAATTCTAACTGTCATGTTGTCCATAAAAGTTCTGTGTTATAAATATGATGGTACAGCACATAATGAATATAGTAATATGGGTTGCATGCATACAGCACATAGTCATGCAACTACTGTGCTCAAAACGGTGCGTGAGCAACCCTGGAAGTGACTGTAATCAGCCAACAAAATCTGCTCTGAAGAAGAGGGAAAGGTGAAAAACTAGAAAGGTGAAAAGCATGCTTATGAATTACAAAAGACTCCCAAACTGGCCTTGTTTTCATAATGTGCATGGCATTAATGTAAAACCATCTCTCTGAAACTTGGCTTACGTCTGTTATTTATCAGAAAGGAATATCCGGAAAGTAAGAGGCATGTTTATGTCGTGGTTCTTTCGTGACGTGACCAAGGGGTGCCTGTATATCCAAGCAACAAGTGTGGGGCTACTGCAGGGAGTTCAGCTTTACGtatttttttttgaatgtgcTGCCAGTTGTGTTCTCCATGAATATGGATCGAACTGCGCTCTGCACTGATTTGATCAAGCACGGGTCAATCTCGCATACACTGTGAAGGGACTCCGCCTCCATCGCCATGGATTTATCATATGTTTCATACGTTTTCTTATATTGCATTCCGTGCCCAGTCCATCCCCGTGCCGGTTGTGTTCCTTTTGTTCCCATTTCTGCAGATTTCCTCAGAATGGCAGTGTATCCTGACACAGCAGGTGACATTATTCTAGATATATTCATGTTTCTTATAATTTGAGAATTATTGGTTATATAAAGGGATGTGTAAAGGATGTGGAAAACAGTAACTGTGATCGGGACCTTGGCGTATCACCTTTTCCTTCTTGCTTGTGCTTTCACAATGTCTaagcgcccccataatcagaaggttgccggttcgaatcctgatctgccaaggtgccactgagcaaagcaccgtccccacacactgctccccgggcgcctgtcatggctgcccactgctcactcagggtgatgggt comes from Denticeps clupeoides chromosome 11, fDenClu1.1, whole genome shotgun sequence and encodes:
- the hscb gene encoding iron-sulfur cluster co-chaperone protein HscB yields the protein MNQALRRLFGPRRLVASPPRVSRSRGAAPVTFRRHESGRSPRRACWSCGSPAPSFLCPSCRAVQPPDAAASYFQIMDCEQSFALDTQKLQRTYMQLQRSLHPDNFSQRTLKEQEFSADQSALVNTAYRTLLKPLSRGLYMLQLRGEHLAEGTDSTAEPGFLLEVMAINETLAETRSRREMESIGHSVGERMKALTEHINTALNKGDLQTSKTLLAQMKYFANIEEKIKEKMIECL